The Clostridioides difficile genome has a segment encoding these proteins:
- the galU gene encoding UTP--glucose-1-phosphate uridylyltransferase GalU, whose product MTVKKAIIPAAGLGTRFLPATKSQPKEMLPIVDKPTLQYIIEEAIDSGIEEILIITGRNKKSIEDHFDKSVELELELEQKGKTEMLEMVRDISNMVNIHYIRQKEPKGLGHAIYCAKSFIGDEPFAVLLGDDIVDSDVPCLKQLIDTYNEYKTTVLGVQKIAKEDTNKYGILDIKHIEDRVYKVKDMVEKPAIEEAPSDIAILGRYIITPAIFDILEKQTPGKGGEIQLTDALQTLGKQEAIYAYNFEGRRYDVGDKIGFLEATIDFALKRENLKDDLMDYMRKKVSEK is encoded by the coding sequence ATGACAGTAAAAAAAGCGATAATACCAGCAGCAGGGCTAGGAACTAGATTTTTACCAGCAACAAAATCACAGCCCAAAGAAATGCTTCCTATAGTAGATAAACCAACTTTACAGTATATAATAGAAGAAGCTATAGACTCAGGAATTGAAGAAATTCTTATAATAACAGGTAGAAATAAAAAATCTATAGAAGACCATTTTGATAAATCAGTTGAATTAGAGTTAGAACTAGAACAAAAAGGTAAGACAGAAATGCTAGAAATGGTAAGAGATATATCAAATATGGTAAATATTCACTATATAAGACAAAAGGAGCCAAAAGGTCTTGGTCATGCAATTTACTGTGCAAAAAGTTTTATAGGTGATGAACCTTTTGCTGTATTATTAGGTGATGACATAGTAGACTCAGACGTGCCTTGCCTAAAGCAATTAATAGATACTTATAATGAATATAAAACAACTGTACTAGGTGTTCAAAAGATAGCTAAGGAAGATACAAATAAATATGGAATATTAGATATAAAACATATAGAAGATAGAGTTTACAAAGTTAAAGATATGGTTGAAAAGCCTGCAATTGAAGAAGCACCATCAGACATAGCCATACTTGGAAGATATATAATAACTCCTGCAATATTTGATATATTAGAGAAACAAACACCTGGAAAAGGTGGAGAAATACAGTTAACAGATGCACTGCAAACTCTTGGAAAACAAGAAGCTATTTATGCTTATAATTTTGAAGGTAGAAGGTATGATGTGGGAGATAAAATTGGCTTTTTAGAGGCGACAATAGATTTTGCTCTAAAAAGAGAAAATCTAAAAGATGATTTAATGGATTATATGAGAAAAAAAGTAAGCGAAAAATAA